One part of the Puniceicoccaceae bacterium genome encodes these proteins:
- a CDS encoding alpha/beta hydrolase: protein MNIQSLLVLTLLPTSLIVADSSFLHIWPEQAPGSEKLALELMTEERSTNPNEHNRVLSQIQTPQLEVFRPETPNGTAVLICPGGGYRYLAYDHEGVVIAERLNEDGITAFVLSYRLPGEGHDNRSWVPLQDAQRALRTIRYHAEDWGIDSQRIGVMGFSAGGHLASTLGTQFERQSYPVRDQLDAVSARPDFMILLYPVISMHPDVTHMGSRTQLLGTDPEPSMEKQFSNALHVTAQTPPTFVALANDDGAVIPQNSLEFVTALLQAKVPVELHSFEKGGHGFGIRRASGPTQTWPDLLIAWMRDRGL, encoded by the coding sequence ATGAACATTCAATCCCTACTTGTCCTGACCCTGCTCCCCACAAGCTTGATCGTTGCCGATTCCTCGTTTCTCCACATCTGGCCGGAGCAAGCCCCCGGAAGTGAAAAACTTGCGCTAGAACTGATGACAGAGGAGCGTTCCACCAATCCCAATGAACACAATCGCGTGCTGAGCCAGATTCAGACTCCGCAGCTTGAGGTCTTTCGGCCCGAAACCCCCAATGGAACAGCGGTTCTGATTTGTCCGGGTGGAGGCTACCGCTATCTCGCCTACGATCATGAAGGTGTGGTGATTGCAGAACGTCTCAATGAGGATGGCATCACCGCATTTGTGCTGAGCTACCGGCTGCCGGGAGAGGGTCACGACAACCGCTCATGGGTGCCGTTGCAGGATGCGCAGCGCGCCCTGCGAACCATTCGCTACCACGCAGAAGATTGGGGAATCGACTCACAACGCATTGGCGTGATGGGCTTTTCCGCTGGTGGACACCTCGCCTCAACCCTTGGAACACAGTTTGAGCGGCAAAGTTACCCGGTCAGGGATCAGCTGGATGCGGTATCCGCGCGACCCGATTTCATGATCCTGCTGTATCCCGTGATTTCCATGCACCCGGATGTCACCCACATGGGCAGTCGAACCCAGTTGCTCGGCACCGATCCCGAACCCTCCATGGAGAAACAGTTTTCCAATGCCCTTCACGTAACAGCGCAGACACCGCCCACTTTTGTGGCGCTGGCCAATGACGACGGAGCCGTCATCCCGCAAAATAGCCTCGAATTCGTCACTGCACTGCTTCAGGCAAAGGTGCCAGTTGAATTACACAGTTTTGAAAAGGGTGGACACGGCTTTGGCATTCGTCGGGCATCGGGACCGACTCAGACCTGGCCTGACCTGCTGATCGCGTGGATGCGGGATCGGGGACTCTGA
- a CDS encoding peroxiredoxin produces MKPLKFILILSMFNFFNFGCADELAVGADAPALNATLQNGDTIDLGAVFAEGITLVFFYPKADTPGCTAQACSLRDSFEELTAKGVKVFGVSYDSAEAQRDFMDKHQLPFDLIADEDKSVSNAFGRGWFSRQAYLIQDGKIIWRDTKASTSSQAADVKQALMDLGILQFDSMS; encoded by the coding sequence ATGAAACCCTTAAAATTCATTCTCATCCTGTCCATGTTCAACTTCTTCAATTTCGGCTGCGCCGACGAACTCGCGGTCGGAGCCGATGCTCCCGCCCTCAATGCCACCCTGCAAAACGGAGATACCATTGATTTGGGAGCTGTTTTTGCCGAGGGCATCACACTCGTCTTTTTTTATCCCAAGGCAGACACTCCTGGATGTACGGCTCAGGCCTGCAGCCTTCGGGATTCCTTCGAGGAACTCACCGCCAAGGGGGTCAAGGTATTTGGTGTCAGCTATGACTCCGCCGAAGCCCAACGCGATTTCATGGATAAACACCAGTTGCCCTTTGACCTGATCGCCGATGAAGACAAATCCGTATCAAATGCCTTTGGTCGCGGCTGGTTTTCCCGTCAGGCCTACCTGATCCAGGATGGCAAAATCATCTGGCGCGATACAAAAGCCTCCACCAGCTCTCAGGCCGCCGATGTCAAGCAGGCCCTGATGGATCTCGGGATCCTTCAATTTGACTCGATGTCATAA
- a CDS encoding class I SAM-dependent methyltransferase has translation MNATTLAESGIIPLWLIRIGIRQKLKHKLRIEHQKGSNAKAMLVQHLRESPIAIATDEANDQHYQVPTEFYQLILGPRMKYSGCYWPEGVTTLEKAELASLQLVAERAELEDGQTILEMGCGWGSFSLWAAERFPKSHILAVSNSQTQAAYIRSRANERGLSNLEVLTENIVTFKPKSQFDRIVSIEMLEHMRNYEALFQRMAKWLKDDGKAFVHVFSHRELAYTYEASDPNDWMSNSFFTGGTMPSHDLFSHFSEHLLIEQDWKLNGKHYTQTLEAWLERLNGNVEPISEIFREHYGEVTRWLMRWRMFLLACSELFAYGDGREWGISHYRFVKRRN, from the coding sequence ATGAATGCAACCACCCTTGCCGAGTCCGGCATCATTCCCCTCTGGCTGATCCGCATCGGTATCCGTCAGAAGCTCAAACACAAGCTTCGCATCGAACATCAGAAAGGCAGCAACGCCAAAGCCATGCTGGTGCAACACCTACGGGAAAGCCCGATCGCCATCGCCACTGACGAGGCCAATGATCAGCACTATCAGGTACCCACGGAGTTCTACCAACTCATTCTCGGCCCGCGCATGAAATACAGTGGCTGCTACTGGCCGGAGGGCGTTACGACGCTCGAAAAGGCCGAGTTGGCCTCGCTTCAGCTCGTAGCCGAACGTGCCGAGCTGGAGGATGGACAAACCATTCTTGAAATGGGGTGCGGCTGGGGGTCGTTCTCACTCTGGGCGGCGGAGCGTTTCCCCAAAAGTCACATCCTTGCCGTCTCCAATTCGCAGACACAGGCGGCCTACATCCGTTCACGGGCGAATGAACGGGGGCTGAGCAACCTGGAAGTTCTCACCGAAAACATCGTTACGTTTAAACCCAAGAGTCAGTTTGACCGCATTGTCTCCATTGAAATGCTCGAACACATGCGCAATTATGAAGCCCTCTTTCAGCGCATGGCAAAGTGGTTGAAAGACGACGGAAAGGCCTTTGTTCACGTATTTTCTCACCGGGAATTGGCCTACACCTACGAAGCCAGCGACCCCAACGACTGGATGTCCAATTCCTTTTTCACCGGAGGCACCATGCCATCCCACGACCTCTTTTCCCACTTCAGCGAACACCTGCTGATCGAGCAGGATTGGAAACTCAACGGAAAGCATTACACGCAAACCCTCGAAGCCTGGCTGGAGCGCCTCAACGGCAACGTCGAGCCCATTTCAGAGATCTTCCGGGAACACTACGGTGAGGTCACGCGTTGGTTGATGCGCTGGCGCATGTTCCTGCTCGCCTGTTCCGAGCTGTTTGCCTACGGCGACGGACGCGAATGGGGCATTTCGCACTACCGCTTTGTCAAACGCAGGAACTGA
- a CDS encoding DUF1295 domain-containing protein, with product MIDTITHTLIAGALTAFAIMIIAWIVCVRIHNAAWVDVVWAYSIGVLSLGYFLILGMPIGPQLLGFVLIAIWSLRLGTHLLIRIATEPEDGRYQEIKKQWGGERSPKLFGFFMIQAAAAFFFSIPPLLAMHSAKSAWSANDWIAVVIAIIAISGETLADRQLRRFKANPKNQGKVCKSGLWRYSRHPNYFFEWIFWLAFPSITWGSSAFFPALAAPLIMLFLILKMTGIPPTEAQAIRKRGESYRQYQRETSAFFPWFPKSETTTQS from the coding sequence ATGATCGACACCATCACCCATACTCTCATCGCTGGTGCACTCACTGCATTCGCGATCATGATCATCGCCTGGATCGTCTGCGTCCGCATCCACAATGCCGCCTGGGTTGACGTCGTCTGGGCCTATAGCATAGGAGTGTTGTCCCTAGGCTACTTCCTCATCCTTGGAATGCCAATCGGCCCTCAATTGCTGGGTTTTGTTCTGATTGCGATTTGGTCATTGCGCCTTGGAACACACCTGCTCATTCGCATCGCGACAGAACCTGAGGACGGGCGTTATCAGGAGATCAAGAAACAATGGGGAGGTGAGCGCTCACCCAAGTTGTTCGGATTTTTCATGATTCAGGCAGCTGCTGCGTTTTTCTTTTCGATCCCACCCCTGCTGGCGATGCACAGCGCAAAATCTGCCTGGAGCGCAAATGACTGGATCGCCGTCGTGATCGCTATCATCGCCATCAGTGGCGAAACACTGGCCGACCGCCAGCTGCGTCGCTTCAAGGCAAACCCCAAAAATCAGGGCAAGGTATGCAAATCCGGACTCTGGCGTTACTCCCGCCACCCGAACTACTTCTTCGAATGGATCTTCTGGCTCGCTTTCCCTTCCATTACCTGGGGAAGTTCCGCCTTTTTCCCGGCACTGGCAGCACCGCTTATCATGCTGTTCCTGATTCTGAAAATGACAGGTATTCCTCCCACTGAGGCCCAGGCGATTCGAAAACGCGGTGAATCCTACCGACAATACCAGCGCGAGACTTCCGCATTTTTCCCCTGGTTCCCAAAGTCCGAAACTACAACCCAGTCCTAA
- a CDS encoding cyclopropane-fatty-acyl-phospholipid synthase family protein: MNHTCQSLLLQTLRRMQIGQLSLQLPDGSHFRIGSPDSQPLIQVTVHDSEFFKRVVLQTDIGLGESYIAGQWDTDNLSGFLKLLILNEPYFQNPASQPLLSLARKLALAADQLLHRFRSNTRSQSRRNIHAHYDLGNAFYQLFLDPSMTYSSAYFTDPEQSLQHAQEEKYDRLCRKLNLKSEHHLLEIGSGWGGFALHAARHYGCRVTTLTLSERQHAYVLEQIREHGLEAQIEIRLQDYRDIRGQFDRIASIEMLEAVGHEHLNHYFKQCARLLRPHGILGLQVILSPDSRYERYRRHVDYIRKHIFPGGHLPSIDSLHKAVRRSSDWDLQHLETFGTHYAATLRQWREQFNATEQSRRQLGFDDAFDRKWNFYFAYCEAGFDTRHIQVAQLVYASPNTLDYAYENSLHSNDDSRISRTAVDAVPQHNQQIHTL; this comes from the coding sequence ATGAATCATACCTGTCAATCCCTCTTGTTGCAAACGCTGCGCCGCATGCAGATCGGGCAGCTATCCCTGCAGCTGCCTGATGGCAGCCATTTCCGGATCGGGTCACCGGACTCACAACCCCTGATTCAGGTCACCGTACACGATTCTGAATTTTTCAAGCGTGTCGTGCTGCAGACCGACATTGGTCTGGGCGAGAGCTACATAGCGGGGCAATGGGATACGGATAACCTCAGCGGATTCTTGAAGCTCCTGATCCTCAACGAACCCTATTTTCAAAACCCAGCATCGCAGCCCCTGCTCTCCCTTGCCCGCAAGCTTGCGCTGGCAGCGGATCAACTCCTGCATCGCTTTCGCAGCAATACCCGTTCACAGAGCCGCAGGAACATTCACGCTCACTACGATCTGGGCAATGCATTCTACCAACTATTCCTCGACCCCAGCATGACCTACTCCTCTGCCTATTTCACAGATCCCGAACAATCCCTGCAGCATGCACAGGAAGAAAAATACGACCGCCTTTGCCGCAAGCTCAACCTGAAGTCCGAACACCATTTGCTGGAAATCGGTTCGGGCTGGGGAGGTTTTGCATTGCATGCCGCACGCCACTACGGTTGCCGGGTTACCACGCTTACCCTGTCTGAGCGTCAGCATGCTTATGTGCTGGAACAGATCCGTGAGCATGGCCTTGAAGCACAAATCGAGATACGATTGCAGGACTATCGCGACATTCGGGGCCAATTTGATCGCATTGCATCCATTGAAATGCTGGAAGCCGTCGGACACGAGCATCTCAATCACTACTTCAAACAGTGTGCCCGCCTGCTCCGACCTCACGGCATACTCGGCTTGCAGGTCATCCTCTCCCCCGATTCGCGCTATGAACGCTACCGCAGGCACGTGGACTACATTCGCAAGCACATCTTCCCGGGCGGCCACCTGCCTTCGATTGACAGCCTGCACAAGGCAGTGCGGCGAAGCAGTGACTGGGATCTGCAGCACCTCGAAACTTTTGGCACTCACTATGCCGCTACGCTGCGCCAGTGGCGCGAGCAGTTCAATGCCACCGAACAGTCTCGAAGACAACTGGGATTTGACGATGCGTTTGACCGCAAATGGAACTTCTACTTCGCCTACTGCGAAGCGGGATTTGACACCCGCCACATTCAGGTTGCCCAGCTGGTCTATGCGAGTCCCAACACCCTGGACTACGCATATGAGAACTCCCTGCACAGCAACGATGATTCCCGCATTTCCCGCACAGCGGTTGATGCAGTCCCCCAACACAATCAGCAAATCCACACCCTATGA
- a CDS encoding DUF1365 domain-containing protein translates to MKSCLYLCDIYHDRRRPRVHAFRYRMFTFCIDLDEWDRLVQNPLISENRYALYSLRVEDHLDFGKATVKENVTAFLHSRGFSQPIGRIQMLTNLRTLGYQFNPVTFYFVSDANGDPAAIVAEVANTFNEQKLYSIDAQSHRHQRVRDVQDKHFYISPFSDLDTQLHFNLRFPDDALDIHIHESDAEGIFFRSGMRGKRRELCTRELLLQTLRFPAVTLQVIAAIHWHALLLFLKKVPVRAKSDHPELQTHTRHYLPRRSASSNKLVV, encoded by the coding sequence ATGAAGTCCTGCCTCTATCTCTGTGACATCTATCACGACCGCCGTCGCCCCAGAGTGCATGCTTTCCGCTACCGCATGTTCACCTTCTGCATCGATCTCGACGAATGGGACCGTTTGGTCCAAAATCCTTTGATCTCGGAAAATCGCTATGCGCTCTACTCCCTTCGCGTCGAAGATCACCTCGATTTTGGCAAAGCGACCGTGAAGGAGAATGTGACTGCGTTTCTGCACTCCCGGGGCTTCAGTCAGCCGATTGGTCGCATTCAAATGCTCACCAATCTGCGCACACTCGGCTATCAATTTAATCCGGTAACCTTCTATTTCGTCAGCGACGCAAATGGAGACCCCGCAGCAATTGTGGCCGAGGTTGCCAACACCTTCAACGAGCAGAAGCTCTACTCCATCGATGCGCAGTCACACCGCCATCAGCGGGTGCGGGACGTGCAGGATAAACACTTCTACATTTCACCCTTCAGCGACCTCGATACCCAACTGCATTTTAACCTGCGCTTTCCAGACGATGCACTGGACATCCATATCCACGAATCAGATGCCGAGGGCATCTTCTTCCGAAGTGGTATGCGCGGAAAACGAAGGGAGTTGTGCACGCGCGAACTGTTGCTGCAGACCCTGCGCTTTCCTGCAGTCACCCTACAGGTGATTGCAGCGATCCACTGGCATGCCCTGCTGCTGTTCTTGAAAAAGGTGCCTGTCCGCGCCAAGTCCGATCACCCTGAACTGCAAACTCACACACGCCACTACCTTCCGCGCAGATCTGCGAGCAGCAACAAGCTCGTCGTCTAA
- a CDS encoding FAD-dependent oxidoreductase has product MNKRIAVVGSGIAGMTVAYYLRDHYDITLFEKNPTPGGHTNTVDVRDQTGRSIPVDTGFMVYNDITYPNLNRLFDELGVDPYPTDMSFGVHDSRTKACYSASGFNGFFAQRSRLLSVSHWNMIRGILTFFKDANAFLAMGETAPDNLTIREFFNLHRTPQNVASQFVYPMASAIWSTHNTLIEEYPAKSLFRFMANHGLLGVGQQFQWKTLRGGSRQYRDRMLATLVRPPIVNAGITGVRRNGNQTVSLLHDDGIEQHFDIVVIATHADEALALLHNPTELESSLLSQFTYTRNTAVLHSDTSVLPPLRRAWASWNYRIDGTNDNGHPNASTHYWMNQLQPLCTHDPFIVSIDYQGNIDPGKIHWSQTYHHPSFTSDAMQAQRDLPALNRNSRILYCGSYFRYGFHEDAHVSGLRVVNELKERMGNHHEVLPLSL; this is encoded by the coding sequence ATGAATAAACGCATCGCAGTCGTCGGCAGTGGTATCGCAGGCATGACCGTCGCCTATTATCTCAGGGATCACTACGACATCACTCTGTTTGAGAAGAACCCGACTCCCGGTGGCCATACCAACACGGTCGATGTACGGGACCAAACGGGTCGCAGCATCCCTGTCGACACCGGTTTCATGGTTTACAACGACATCACCTACCCCAACCTCAACCGACTCTTTGATGAACTTGGAGTAGACCCCTACCCAACCGATATGTCCTTCGGCGTGCATGACTCCCGCACCAAGGCATGCTACTCGGCTTCGGGCTTCAATGGATTTTTTGCTCAGCGCAGTCGCCTGCTCTCAGTATCACACTGGAACATGATCCGGGGCATCCTGACCTTTTTCAAAGATGCGAACGCTTTCCTCGCCATGGGAGAAACGGCACCGGACAACCTCACCATTCGGGAGTTTTTCAACCTGCATCGTACCCCGCAGAACGTGGCTTCCCAATTCGTCTACCCCATGGCCTCTGCGATCTGGTCGACTCACAACACGCTGATCGAGGAATACCCCGCCAAGTCCCTGTTCCGTTTCATGGCCAACCACGGTCTGCTTGGAGTGGGACAGCAGTTTCAGTGGAAAACCCTTCGCGGCGGTAGCCGTCAGTATCGGGACCGCATGCTCGCAACACTAGTCCGCCCACCCATTGTCAATGCAGGGATCACGGGTGTGCGCCGCAATGGCAATCAAACGGTCAGCCTGCTGCACGATGATGGAATCGAACAACACTTTGACATTGTGGTCATCGCAACCCACGCGGATGAAGCCCTCGCTCTGCTCCACAATCCTACCGAGCTTGAAAGCAGCCTGCTTTCCCAATTCACCTACACGCGTAACACCGCAGTTCTGCACTCTGACACCTCAGTGCTCCCACCCCTCCGAAGAGCATGGGCAAGTTGGAACTATCGCATCGATGGCACCAACGACAATGGACATCCCAATGCATCAACCCATTACTGGATGAATCAACTGCAACCGCTGTGCACTCACGATCCATTCATCGTGAGCATTGATTATCAAGGGAACATTGATCCAGGTAAGATACACTGGAGTCAAACCTACCATCATCCAAGTTTCACTTCGGATGCCATGCAGGCACAGCGGGATCTTCCCGCACTCAACCGCAACAGCCGCATTTTGTACTGCGGCAGCTATTTTCGCTACGGATTTCATGAAGACGCACATGTTTCCGGACTCAGGGTCGTGAATGAACTCAAAGAACGCATGGGAAATCACCATGAAGTCCTGCCTCTATCTCTGTGA
- a CDS encoding ribonuclease III domain-containing protein → MAMDDIREKAWIGDAVLALWARGRILQQPDIRPEDRTEVFVAMTSNRFLAALGDPTRMEARIGEVYEQEGLHAAFAWMDANLFPVFQRQWNNLRKRHPGSRR, encoded by the coding sequence ATGGCTATGGATGATATTCGCGAAAAAGCGTGGATTGGAGATGCGGTGCTTGCCCTGTGGGCGAGGGGCAGAATCCTGCAGCAACCAGACATTCGTCCCGAGGACCGAACAGAGGTTTTTGTCGCGATGACCTCCAATCGTTTTCTGGCGGCTTTGGGAGATCCCACGCGCATGGAAGCGCGCATTGGGGAGGTTTATGAACAGGAGGGTTTGCACGCCGCCTTTGCCTGGATGGATGCCAATCTGTTTCCCGTCTTTCAACGCCAGTGGAATAACCTGCGCAAACGTCATCCGGGGTCCCGGCGCTAA